The Vicia villosa cultivar HV-30 ecotype Madison, WI linkage group LG1, Vvil1.0, whole genome shotgun sequence genome includes a region encoding these proteins:
- the LOC131651126 gene encoding uncharacterized protein LOC131651126, with amino-acid sequence MKEETSKSRTYQVRIFDYNHKTFSVKETMDHGEGKPMGDYKVNLIDLWCDCGEYQAYYVPYSHVSVACSVVRQDAYALLSDVYRVTNLFSIYSTSFPVLPYDEYWTAFDGDQICHNPIMRRNKKGHLVSSHIKAKMDIYDKLERKHALYRLPGHNQTHCPNVGTSNN; translated from the coding sequence ATGAAAGAAGAAACATCAAAATCCAGAACGTATCAAGTAAGAATATTTGACTATAATCATAAAACTTTCAGTGTGAAGGAGACAATGGACCATGGTGAGGGAAAACCTATGGGAGATTACAAGGTAAACCTAATAGATCTTTGGTGTGACTGCGGAGAGTATCAAGCATACTATGTTCCTTATTCACATGTTAGTGTTGCATGTTCTGTGGTGCGCCAAGACGCATATGCTCTGTTGTCTGATGTTTACAGGGTCACAAACTTATTCAGCATTTACAGCACAAGCTTTCCAGTTCTACCATACGATGAATATTGGACCGCTTTTGATGGAGATCAAATTTGCCATAATCCAATAATGCGGAGGAACAAGAAAGGCCATCTAGTGAGCTCACATATTAAAGCGAAAATGGACATATATGATAAGTTAGAGAGAAAACATGCGTTGTATCGTCTTCCTGGTCACAACCAAACCCATTGTCCAAATGTTGGAACCAGTAATAACTag